Genomic window (Sinorhizobium sojae CCBAU 05684):
AAGCCGTCACGATAGGTTCGAGGTCGGGCGGTCAAATATATTCCTCCAGCGACTACGAGGAGCGTCTGGACCAGCCCAGAATAAATGACGGTCGAGAGCCCGGAGATACCACTCAGCAGAGTGAAGTTCCGGAATACTCTGCGCGCCTGCTGTTCGAGCCATTCGAGTGGGTCTTCAAGACCAAGCCAGTTCCCAACGGAGACGGCCAGTTCCGGAGCGCGCTCCGCAAGCTGCGTTATTTCGCCCGCGATCCGCGAACCTAGAAGGACAGTGAAGCCCGCTACGGCCGCAGCGATCACGAGCGTGGAGAAAAGCAGGGACAGCGTCCAGCCGGTCCCGAGCCAGTTCTGGACCAATTGCGTGAAGGCATTGAGGGCGATCGCCAGCAGGACCGCGGCGAAGACAAGAAGGAGGAGATGCCGCAGCTCCCAAAATAGCAGGCCGGCGACAACCAGTGCCGCAGCGATCAGAACGAGGCGGACAGCGTCCGCGGGCCTAAGGTTCGCTGGCATCCGAATTATCTGACTCGCTCAACCGCAGCCGTCATGTGACGGCTGCGGGCACTCCCGCTGCGTTGAACCGCTCACTGAGCGGTTTGGGTATCGGTATCGGCCTCCGGCACGGGCTGCGTGCTAGAGGTTGTACCTGTATCCATTGTGCCCTTTCGCTGCATCTGGTTGTAGTCGAAGACCTGCAGCACGACGACGTCGTCAGGTCCGTAGGGCAGCGTGTAACGGGCCGGGTCGCGCCAGGCCGTCGCACCCGTGTACGGATAGGCGTAGTAGCCCCGACCGAATGCTCTCGTGTCGGCGACGACGGCTGCAAGCTTGCCGTCATTGACGATGATGTCGTTCAGATAACCATAGCGCGCCGCATTATCGAGGAACGCCGTATCTCCGATGATGTCGGTCGCCTTGAACAGGTTGGGTCCAGTTGCTAGGTCGTCATCGACCGTCGAGACCTGCCCCGTTTCGCCTTCGCGGAGTACGCTCTCGTCTCCGGCTGCGGCGAACTCGTCGGCATTTTCCTCGGTCACCGGTACGGTGAAGCGGGCGGCATCCTCGGAGATCTGTACCTGATCCCAAGGGATGCTGACATGCGTGTCGCCAATGTCCCAGAAACCGCCGACCTCCGCTATCAGCGCGACGGCATTGCCGTCTCTGTCGAAGACGATGTTCTCGATATCGCCAATCTCGTCGCCGTTCGCGCCGACGACAGTCGCCTCATCAAAGGCCTGATCGACGCTCCAGCCGGAAGTATAAAGCGGATCGTAACGCCACTCGGACAAGACGATCACACCCTCAGGCTCCACCTGCGTCTGCGGCTGAGCCTGATCCTGTTGCGTTGG
Coding sequences:
- a CDS encoding PRC-barrel domain-containing protein; protein product: MRNLICSASLLALIVAPAYAQEQTQPDQPTQQDQAQPQTQVEPEGVIVLSEWRYDPLYTSGWSVDQAFDEATVVGANGDEIGDIENIVFDRDGNAVALIAEVGGFWDIGDTHVSIPWDQVQISEDAARFTVPVTEENADEFAAAGDESVLREGETGQVSTVDDDLATGPNLFKATDIIGDTAFLDNAARYGYLNDIIVNDGKLAAVVADTRAFGRGYYAYPYTGATAWRDPARYTLPYGPDDVVVLQVFDYNQMQRKGTMDTGTTSSTQPVPEADTDTQTAQ